Genomic segment of Shewanella sp. OMA3-2:
TCACTCGTACCACAAAGACTAAAAAACAGTTTTAATACCGCTTTATGCTCTGCAAGTTGTAATGCTTTTTTCCATGACAACTCTAGTGATGCAATAGAACTAAAATCAAGTGTATCAACAAAGAACTGTCCGATCCTATGATCTAAACGCACTAAAAACTCTGTCTTTTTTGGAAAGTGATGACTAATGCCTGTTCGACTAATGCCAGTTGCATTTGACAAGGTCGTATATGACATACCCTGAAAGCCTATTGTAAGAATTTGCTTAAGAGCTTCATCTAAAATTTGATTTACGGTTTGTTCGGTTTCAACTCGTGAACGCTTAGCCATACCACGGTACCTCTTCTAATTATTTTGGAAAAAAGCTTACCAGACAGTATTAGAAAGTTCCGCTAAAAATAACGCCAAAAATATCATTATTAGCAAAATTACACGCCAAATTGTATCAAAAAACCACCAAAACCGTTACATTTGTTACGAATTTACCTTTAAAATTCAAAGAGTATTAAGCTCTGTACCAACTAAGTTGCCCCAGAAAAACTGGCAAAAATGATCATGAAATTTTTTATTTTAAATAATCATATAAATCAGTAGATAGCGCTTACAAATGTTGCGAGGATTCTAAATATTGACTAAGCCATTTTTGCGCAGCTGGCTTTCCCATTAAAAAATCTAATGTCGGTTGAAGAATTTTGGCTAAATCGGGTTGACGCCAGAACATATAATTAGGTAATGGTTGCACCACTCCTGCACCAAATGTTCGTTGGATTAAACTTGAAAATTCGCTAATGTCTCTGGTGGAATAATTAGGCAGATGCGGATAAATTTGACTCATAAATTGACGATAAGAAATATCTTTTACCAATGATTGCTGCTGATTCATTTGTAGCAAATACTGCAGTTGAGGGGCACTCCAGTGAGATAAATTATCACTATCATGAATAACGGCTAAGTTACGACGATGCAGTTGTTGCCAAGCAAAATGTAACTGCTTGCTTTGCGCTAAATGCCAAAATAAATAAACATCAGCCAACCACTCATGCTGATAATCAGTTAAGTTTGTGGGTAATTCTTTACCCTGCAATGCAATATTATGTAAATGCCCTACCTCATGCCACAAGCTCAACTGAGCCTGGTTTACAAGCTCAATACCATAGGTTTTAAGCCCGAGTGCCCCCGTCTGCTGCTTGGGCTCACGTTCAGCTTGTATTGCTATAATGCCGGCAATCGTTGAGTGATTAACAGCTAACACCATCGCACTTTTATAGCCTATGGATTGGCGTATGTTAGATGCAGAAAGACTGATTTGTCCCTGTAAAGATTGCGGCAGTTTTTTAAGACAAGTCTCAATACTAACCAGTGGACAGACTAGTGCCCGCTTGTTGAAAATATCAACCCATTCAGATGAGTTATCGACGGATAATGTCGATGGTAGAACAGCTGTATGGGTTAACTGTTTAGCATGCAGATGGCTAGACAAAGTAATACACAATAGCAGGCCAAGAAGTCTGATTAATTGGCCACGTTTGCCCTTCAAATCGATAAAAAAGCCAATGCGACGATAGCATTTAACCATTTGAATAAGATCAATATCGATGAAGGGCAAGGTTTTGTGTAAAAACAGAGTCACACTATTTACTAGCCATAATGTTTTGAATAATCGCGGTAGTTGACACCCCTTCTTCAAAACCAAGCACTTCTACCTTACCGCCATTTGCGATAACTTCTGCACCACCAGCAATATCTTCGATTTTGTAATCACCACCTTTTACTAACGAGTCTGGCAGTAAACGGGCAATAACGCGCTGTGGGGTATCTTCTGCAAAGGCTACAACCCAATCAACTGATGCCAAGCCAGCCAATACCGCCATACGGCGATCAACAGGGTTAACTGGACGACCATGGCCCTTTAAACGTTTAACCGACGCATCATCATTAACGGCAATAATTAATCTATCACCAAGCGCCCGAGCTTGTTGTAAATAGCTAACATGTCCCGCGTGCAAAATATCAAAGCACCCGTTGGTCATCACAATTTTTTCGCCACGTAAACGGGCTTGCTCCATAGCAGAAGCTAACTGATCTTCACTCATTACCCCAAAGCCCGACTCGCCTTGATTGATCTTAAGGGCGTTAATCAACTCAATGCGGCTTACGGTAGAGGTGCCTAATTTACCTACCACAATACCGGCAGCAGTATTGGCAATAGCACAGGCTTGTGCAAGCGTTGCTCCAGCGGCAATTGATGTCGCCAACGCTGAAATAACCGTATCACCGGCTCCGGTCACATCATGTACTTCACGGGCCACGGTAGGAATGTGTAATTCAGGCTGATCTTGGGTAATTAACGTCATACCTTTTTCAGAGCGAGTAACCAAAATTGCTTTAAAATCATGTTGCGTTAATAAGCCTTTGGCTTTTGCAATAAGGTCATCTTCACAGGTTACAGTACCGACAACGGCTTCAAACTCACTCATATTTGGGGTAATTAATGAAGCACCATGGTAGCGACCAAAATCACTTCCCTTAGGGTCAACCAACACACTCACGCCTTTGGCGCGGGCTTTGGCAATAAATGCTTTAGGTTCAATAATCGCCCCTTTGGCATAGTCAGATAATACTAAAACATCAATATCATCTAATAAGGCTTCAGCTTGCTGAAATAGCATTTCACTGTGGCTAAGCTCAAAAGGTTCTTCAAAATCAAGACGAATTAACTGCTGGTTACGTGATAATACCCTTAACTTAGTGATAGTCGGCTTGCCTTCAACCGCCAACCACTGCGGCTCAACCCCAAGAGCTCTGATCCCTAACGTCAGCGCTTCAGCGGTTTCATCTTGGCCTACCAGGCCGGCAAGTTTTACCTTGCCTCCTAAAGCAGCAACGTTTAATGCCACGTTAGCCGCCCCACCTGGGCGATCTTCAATTTGATTTATTTTTACAACAGGCACAGGGGCTTCTGGCGAAATACGTGCAGTTGGGCCGACCCAATAACGGTCAAGCATTACATCGCCAATCACTAAAACACGGGCATTTTCAAAAGCAGGAAGAGAAACCTTCATAGTGTAATCACTGTTTGTTGTAAAAAATTCCCCTGATTGTACCTAATTTTCACAAAGAAATGAGTTAGAATATTAAAAAATTTCATCGATAAACGAGCTATTTGTGATCGAAAAAGCCCAATTCACCTCAAAACTCTATCACCCTAAGTATTGGTTACTCTGGTTAGGCGTAGCAATTATGCGCGTAACTCAACTTATGCCTATATCAATACAAATGAAAATAGGCGCCGGATTAGGTCGTTTAGTGATGCTTGTGGCAGGAAGCCGAACCCACACAGCTAAGCGCAATATTCAATTGTGCTTCCCTGACATGCCTGAACATGAACAGCAGGCATTACTAAAAAGTAACTTTGAAGAAACTGGCAAAGCGCTATTTGATACTATTAATGCATGGTGGTGGTCAGATGAAAAAGTGCAAGCGCATATGACAATGACAGGTCAGGAGCATGTCGACACTAGTTTAAAAAATGGTAAAGGAGTGATTTTATTTGCCGTTCACTGTTTACCTTTAGAAATGGGTGCCCGTGTTTTTGGTCAATTTCAACCTGGTATTGGAGTCTATCGACCGCATAACAATCCGGTGATGGAATATTTGCAGGTAAAAGGTCGGCTTAGATCTAATAAAGGCCTAGTGCCTAAACGGGATGTACGCCAGATGATCCGCAGTTTACGCGCACCGGATGTGATTTGGTACACGGCGGATCAGGACTTTGGCCGTTCAAGCGCGGTGTTTATTCCATTTTTTGCGGTAGCCGATGCAGCAACCATAACCGGTGCAACGTCGCTGGCTAAATTAGGTAAAGCAAATGTATTGCCTTTTATTGTTGAGCGCACAAGCGATGATTCAGGCTATAAAATTGAGATATTACCCCCTTTGGATAACTTTCCTGGCGACAATGAATTAGATGATGCAATACGCGGCAATCAAATGGTTGAAAACATTATCAATAGAAACCGTTCACAATATATGTGGCTGCATCGACGCTTTAAAACACGCCCAGATGAAAATGGCCCATCGCTTTACGACTAAATAAAGATCCACATGGCAGGCACCCTATAACCTTCTGTATAACAGAGATCGAATGTAAAATCGGTTAAATCTACTATATGAATCTAGAAATGGGTTGATATTTTAACCTGAATAAGTGACGATGCGCCCTGTCATAAAGTATTAGTTTTCATATAAAACAACCCTATTAAATAGGAATATCACAGCACTATGTTAAACCTTGTAAAATATGCCGTTTTTACAGCAACTGTAGCAATAGTTAGCTTCAATAGTATTGCACTAGAATATCGCTTACCTGCTAAAGGCAGCTTATTAGTCGGTGAAAACCAACACTATGTAGTGCCTGAAGGTAAACTGACAC
This window contains:
- a CDS encoding TetR family transcriptional regulator, coding for MAKRSRVETEQTVNQILDEALKQILTIGFQGMSYTTLSNATGISRTGISHHFPKKTEFLVRLDHRIGQFFVDTLDFSSIASLELSWKKALQLAEHKAVLKLFFSLCGTSDDSVTYFRAVNTAQEIASTELGDNGVKCVNHLIGYSAILLLESSPQQKAA
- the hldE gene encoding bifunctional D-glycero-beta-D-manno-heptose-7-phosphate kinase/D-glycero-beta-D-manno-heptose 1-phosphate adenylyltransferase HldE, which translates into the protein MKVSLPAFENARVLVIGDVMLDRYWVGPTARISPEAPVPVVKINQIEDRPGGAANVALNVAALGGKVKLAGLVGQDETAEALTLGIRALGVEPQWLAVEGKPTITKLRVLSRNQQLIRLDFEEPFELSHSEMLFQQAEALLDDIDVLVLSDYAKGAIIEPKAFIAKARAKGVSVLVDPKGSDFGRYHGASLITPNMSEFEAVVGTVTCEDDLIAKAKGLLTQHDFKAILVTRSEKGMTLITQDQPELHIPTVAREVHDVTGAGDTVISALATSIAAGATLAQACAIANTAAGIVVGKLGTSTVSRIELINALKINQGESGFGVMSEDQLASAMEQARLRGEKIVMTNGCFDILHAGHVSYLQQARALGDRLIIAVNDDASVKRLKGHGRPVNPVDRRMAVLAGLASVDWVVAFAEDTPQRVIARLLPDSLVKGGDYKIEDIAGGAEVIANGGKVEVLGFEEGVSTTAIIQNIMASK
- a CDS encoding LpxL/LpxP family Kdo(2)-lipid IV(A) lauroyl/palmitoleoyl acyltransferase, with translation MIEKAQFTSKLYHPKYWLLWLGVAIMRVTQLMPISIQMKIGAGLGRLVMLVAGSRTHTAKRNIQLCFPDMPEHEQQALLKSNFEETGKALFDTINAWWWSDEKVQAHMTMTGQEHVDTSLKNGKGVILFAVHCLPLEMGARVFGQFQPGIGVYRPHNNPVMEYLQVKGRLRSNKGLVPKRDVRQMIRSLRAPDVIWYTADQDFGRSSAVFIPFFAVADAATITGATSLAKLGKANVLPFIVERTSDDSGYKIEILPPLDNFPGDNELDDAIRGNQMVENIINRNRSQYMWLHRRFKTRPDENGPSLYD